The Streptomyces sp. NBC_00510 genomic interval CCCAGCGCCATGCCGCGCTGCCGGGTGGGGAAGGCGTCGGTGAGGATGGCCGCCGAGTTCGCGGTCAGCATCGACCCGCCGACGGCCTGCACGATCCGGAAGCCGATCAGCCACAGGGCGCCGCCCCCGCCCCTGAGCGGGTCGAGGGACAGGGCGAGCGACGCGCAGGCGAAGATCGCGAACCCCATGTTGTACATCCGGACCCGGCCGAACATGTCGCCGAGGCGGCCGAGCACGACCACCAGCACGGCGGAGACCAGCAGGTAGCCCAGGATCATCCAGAGCAGGTAGCCGATGTTGCCGGGGGCGAGCGGATCGAGGCCGATCCCGCGGAAGATGGCCGGCAGGGAGATGATCACGATCGACGCGTCGATGGTCGCGATCAGCACGCCGAGCGTCGTGTTCGACAGCGCCACCCACTTGTAGCGGCCGCCGTCGACGTACGCGGTGGTCACAGCTGCTCCGCCAGCCGGTCCAGCAGGGGCAGCGCGTCGACGAGCTGCCGCCGCTCCTGCGCGGTGAACTGGCCGCCCAGCACGGCGGCCAGCCGCTGCACCGACTCCGACCGGCGGTCCGCGAGCACCTTGAGCCCCGCCTCGGTCACCGTCATCACCACGCGCCGCTTGTCCTTGGCGTCCGGCCTGCGGCTCACCAGCCCGCGTTCCTCCAGCCCGGAAAGCGTCGTCGCCATCGCCTGCGGGCGCACCCGCTCCAACTCGGCCAGCGACCCCGGCGAATCCGGGCCGTCCCGGTCCAGCCGGGCGATCACCGACACCTCCGAGAGCGTCACGTCCCCCACGGCGTGCGCCTGGCGCAACCGCCGCGCGATCCGGCCCACGCTCAGCCTCAACGCGGCCCCGACCTCGGTCGGGTCACCGGCTTCGAGTGCCTTCGCATCCATGAGTAGTAACAATAGATTAATCAATCTGATGTAACTATCGAGCTCCGGTCAAGACCGGACCAAGAGGTGACGCCGGGGCCGGGCGGGGGCACGCGGGGACCCCGCTTGCGGAGGACGCACAAGCAACGCATAAGGTTAGGCTCGCCTAATACTTCAAAGGTGAACCACGTACAGGAGTCTCCACATGTCTCTTCGGCGCCGCGGCACAGCCGCCGTCGCTGTCGCCATCGCCGCCGCGCTCTCCCTCGCGGCCTGCGGTGGATCCAGCAGCAACGGGAAGGAGGGCAGCGCAGCCGCCTCCGCGACCGCCGGGTCCAAGGACTCCAAGTCCGTCGCGCAGGGCGGCGAGGACTTCGGGGACGCCGCGGAGAAGACCGCGGCCATGGGCACCACCGCCAAGCCGGGCGAGTGGCCGCGCACCATCGCCCACGCCATGGGCAGCACCGTCCTCAAGGCGCAGCCGAAGCGCGTCGTCGTCCTCGACGTGGGCGAGCTCGATAACGTTGTCTCGCTCGGCGTCAAGCCGGTCGGCCTCGCGCCCACCGAGGGCTCGCCGGAGCTCCCGTCCTACCTCAAGGGCGCCGCGGGCAAGCCCGCGAACATCGGCACCATCAACAGCCTCAACCTCGAGGCGATCGCCGCGCTCAAGCCGGACCTGATCCTGGGCAGCCAACTGCGCGCCGCCGACTCCTACGACGAGCTGTCGCAGATCGCGCCGACCGTCTTCTCCATCCGCCCCGGCTTCACGTGGAAGGAGAACTACCTCCTCAACGCCGCCGCGCTGGACAAGACCGCGCAGGCCAAGGCGAACCTCGACGCGTACGCGAAGAAGGCGGAGGCACTCGGCACGAAGCTGGGCGCCGACAAGCCGAGCGTGTCGATGGTGCGTTACATGCCCGAGGGCAAGATCCGCCTCTACGCGAACGACTCCTTCATCGGCACCATCCTCAAGAACGTCGGCATCCCGCGGCCGAAGAACCAGGACATCGAGGACCTGGCGGCGGAGATCAGCGCCGAGAACATCGACCAGGCCGACGCCGACTACATCTTCACCGGCGTCTACGGCGACCCCAAGGCCACCGAGAAGTCCAAGGCCCAGGGCAACCCGCTGTGGAAGAACCTGAAGGCGGTCAAGGACGGCCACGCCTTCGACGTCCCGGACGAGACCTGGTACCTCGGGCTCGGGGTCACCGCGGCCAACGCGGTCCTCGACGACCTGGAGCAGCACCTCACGGCGTGAGCCCGCGAGGCCACCGAGAGCCGTACGCCGGGCGCCGGCGGGCCGTCGTGCCCGCCGGCGCCCGGCGCGCGCCCGTACGACCCGCAATCCGCAACGCGGAACCCGGAAAGAGAGAGTGAGCGCGGCGCATGGCGCGACCGACCCGTCGCCGTATCGCCTGGCTGGTGGGGTGCGCGGTGATGCTGCTGATCGCCGTCCTGCTGAGCCTGGCCGTCGGCAGCCGACAGATCGCCCCCGGCGAGGTCCTCCAGGCCCTGCTGCACGGTGGCACCAGTGACGACGCCCAGGTGGTGCGGGCGTTGCGCGTGCCGCGCACCGTCATCGGTGTACTGGCCGGCGCCGCCCTCGCCGTCGCCGGGACCGTGATGCAGGGCGTCACCCGCAACCCGATCGCCGAACCCGGCATCCTGGGCGTCAGCCAGGGCGCGTCCGTCGGGGTGGTGTGCGCGATCGCGTTCCTCGGCGTGCACACGCTCACCGGGTACGTCTGGTTCGCCTTCGTGGGCGCGGCGGTCGCGGCCGTCGCCGTGTACGCCGTCGCCGCGGGCGGCTACCGCGGCGCCTCCCCCGTGAAGCTCGCGCTGGCGGGCGCCGCGATGAACGCCTTCCTCGCCTCCGTCGTCTCCGGGATCGTCACCACCGACGCCCACGCGCTGGACGAGTTCCGGTTCTGGCAGGTCGGCTCGATCAGCGGCCGCGGCAGCGACGTCATCGGCCAGATCTGGCCGTTCGTGGCGGCCGGACTGCTGCTGGTCGCGACGATGGCCCGGGGCCTGGACGCGCTCGCGCTCGGCGACGACGCCGCCAAGGGCCTCGGCCACAACGTGGCGCTGCTGCGCGTGCTGGGCGCGGTGGGGGCGACCGTGCTGACCGGCGCGGCCGTGGCCGCCGTGGGGCCGATCGCCTTCACCGGCCTGGCCGTCCCGCACATCGCCCGGGCCCTGGTCGGTGCGGCGCACCGCTGGGTGCTGCCGGTGGCCGCCCTCCTCGGGCCGGTGATGATCCTCGCCTCCGACGTGCTCGGCCGTATCGTCTTCCCGCCCTCGGAGGTACCGGTGGCCGTCATGACCGCCCTGCTCGGCGTGCCGTTCCTCATCGCGCTGGTGCGGCGCCGGACGGTGGTGGCCGCATGAGCCGCGCGACCGCACCCACGACCTCGCCCGCCCCGCTCTCCGTACGCCCGGCCGGGCACGCCCTGTTCCGTCCCGGGCGGGGCAGTTTCCTGGTCCACCGCCGGGCGGTCCTCGTCGCCGTCGTGCTCGCCGTGCTGCTGCTCGCGGCCGTCGTGCTCTACCTCTGCGTCGGCGAGTCCTTCGTCTCCCCGGTGGAGGTCGTCGACGTCCTCCTCGGCCGTCCCAGCCCCGACCAGCTCGTCGTCGGCACGCTGCGACTGCCCCGCCTGGTCGTGGGCCTGCTCGCCGGGGTCGCCTTCGGCGTCGCCGGGGCGCTGGTCCAGGCCGTCGCGCGCAACCCGCTGGCCAGCCCCGACGTCATCGGCGTGACCCACGGCGCGGGCGCCGCGACGGTCGCCGCGATGAGCTTCGGCCTCGCCTCGCACACCGCGCTCCCGTACGTGTCCATCGCGGGCGGTCTCGCGGCGGCGCTGCTCGTCTACGTCTTCGCCTGGCGCCGCGGGCTCCACGCGTCGCGCTTCGTCCTCGTCGGGATCGGCGTCTCCGTCGCCCTGGGCTCGCTGACGCAACTCTTCCTCACCAAGGGCGACTTCCTCGTCGCGCAGCAGGCCAAGGTCTGGCTGACGGGCTCGCTCAACAGCCGTGGCTACGACCAGGCCGCCCCCCTGGCGACGGTGCTGCTCCTGGCGATCCCCGCGGCGCTCTGGGCGGCCAGGGCCCAGCGCGCGGCCTCCTTCGACGACGACACCGCCATGGCCCTCGGCATCCGGCTGGACCGGGTACGGCTCGGCCTGACCGCGCTCGGCATCGTCCTGGCCTCGGTGGCGACGGGGGCCACGGGACCGGTCGACTTCGTCGCCCTCCTCGCCCCGCAGATCGCCCGGCGGCTGACCCGTACGGCGCAGATCCCGCTGCTGTCCTCGGCGCTGACCGGCGCGCTCGTGGTCGTCGTCGCCGACCTGCTGGCCCGGCGCCTGTTCTCCCCCGTCGAACTCCCCGTCGGCGTCCTCACCGCAGCGGTGGGCGCCCCCTACCTGATGTGGCTGATCGCCCGCACCCGCAGCCGTTCCGGAGGCACCACCTCATGAGCCGTACCAGCCGACTCACCGCCCGGGAGCTGACCCTGGCGTACGAGGACCGCACCGTCGTCGACGGCCTGGACCTGGAGATCCCCGACGGGCGGGTCACCGTCATCGTCGGCCCCAACGCCTGCGGCAAGTCCACGCTGCTGCGCGCGCTGGGCCGGCTGCTCAAGCCGCGCTCCGGCACGGTCCTGCTGGACGGCACCGAACTCGCCCGCATCCCCGGCCGGCAGATCGCCCGGGCCATCGGAGTCCTGCCGCAGAGCCCCACGCCGCCGGACGGCATCACCGTCGCCGACCTCGTGGCGCGCGGACGCCAGCCGCACCAGAAGTGGTGGCAGCAGTGGTCCGAGGCCGACGAACGCGCCGTCGCCGAGGCGCTGGAGCACACCGGCACCGCCGACCTCGCGGACCGGCCGGTCGACGAGCTGTCGGGCGGGCAGCGCCAGCGGGTGTGGATCGCCATGGCCCTCGCCCAGGAGACCGACCTGCTCCTGCTGGACGAGCCCACCACGTACCTCGACATCGCCCACCAGGTGGAGGTGCTGGACCTGGTCCGCCGCCTCAACCACGGACGCGGGCGCACGGTCGTCGCCGTGCTCCACGACCTCAACCAGGCCGCCCGCTACGCCGACCACCTCATCGCCATGAAGGCCGGCCGGATCGTCGCCCAGGGCCCGCCCCGCGACATCGTCACGGCGGACCTCGTCCACGAGGTCTTCGGCCTCACGTCGGTCATCGTCCCCGACCCGGTCACGGGCAGCCCCCTCGTCGTCCCCGGCGTGCCCTGGCAGCCCGCGGCAGCCGACTGACCTCCCCCGTCGCACGGCACGGCGGAGGCCGACGGCCTCCGCCATACTGCCCGGATGACCGCACCGACCGGCCGCTGGGAGGCGCCGGACGAGGGCCGGGCGTCGCTGGGTTCGTCGCTGCGCCCCTGCGCCCGGGTCGGGTCGGGGTCGGACAGCGCGGTCTGGAAGCATCGGATCATGAGCGGAACCCACCTGAGCGTCAAGGACGTCGTCGTCGACTGCGCGGATCCGGAGCGGCTGGCCGCGTTCTGGGGCGAGCTGCTGGGGCGGGCGGTCGTGGCGCGGATCGGCCCGTACGTGTGGCTCGCGCGAGGCGAGGGGCCGGGCCTGGGCTTCCAGCGGACCGAGGAGCCCAAGTCCGGGAAGAACCGGGTCCACTTCGACGTGGCCTCGCCCGATCCGGGGGCGGAGCGGGCGCGGATCGAATCGCTGGGCGGGCGGGTGCTCGAGGAGTACGCCGAGGGCGGGTTCCTGGTCATGGCCGACCCCGAGGGGAACGAGTTCTGCGTCGTCCCCGAGGGGCCGTTCGAGCTCGACGACGAGGGACGCGCGAGCTACCTCCACGACGGCGGCTGATCAGGGGCGAGGCCCGCACCATGTGCCGCATGACCTCCGGGGGCAGCGCCGGGTGCCCCGCGGCCACTTCCGCCGCCCGGTGGACCGGGCCGCGCTCTCAGCCGCAGCCGGGCGGCGCGGCAACGAGGAGGTCCCGCAGCGGCTCGCGCTCCGTGGGGAGTCCCGCGGCCCGCAGCCAGGAGACGCGGTTGGCTATGGTGCCCCAGCAGGCGTCCTGGCCGACCAGGGCCTCCAGGAAGGCACGCTGGGCCTCCGTCAGCGGCCGGTCGGGGGCGTACGGGGTCGGGAAGGCGCACGCGAGGAGCGGGCCCCACTCGCTGTCGACGGTGTGCTGGTGGTACTTCGGCACCAGCGCGAGCGCGGCCGGGAGGACCTCGTCGAAGTGCCGGGCGCGGTCGAGCAGTCCGCGCAGCAGGGTGAAGCGGAACCAGCCGTCGAACTGGGGCAGCGGCTCGTCGAACCACGCGTCGGCGGCCGCGGGATCCGCGAGCGCGTCGAGCAGCGCCGGCACGGCCGCGGAGTCGGAGGTGCCCAGTGCGGCGCAGGCGCGCACCGCCGGGTCGGGGTCCGTCAGGAAGCCGCCGGTGTCATGGCCCCAGGCGCCCAGCGACAGGAGGGCGCCCGCCCGCTCGCGGCGGTCGCCGTCGGCCCGGGCTATCCGCTCCAGGCGTGCGGCCGCGGCCGGTACGTGGTCGGCGAGTTCGGGCGCCCGGAGCAGCTGCGTCACCACGCCGAGGGACGCCTCCCTGACGGTGGCGTCCGCGTCGTCCAGCCAGGGCAGGACCGCGCCGAACAGTTGCGGCCGGACGGCACGGCACGCCTCGATCGCCGCGATCTCCTCGGCCCAGTCCTCGTCGCCGTCCTCCTCGTCCTCCTCGTCCTCCTCGTACGCCGCGGAGTCGGCGAGTTCGCCCAGCCATTCCAGGAGCGCGGCACGCAGCGGCCGGACCCGGTCGTCCCAGGAGAAGTAGCTCTCGTGAACGGCGAGCGTGCGGGGGTCGCCCAGGATGCCCGCGACGAACAGCGCGGCGGGCGCGGTGGCGGAGTACAACGACCCCTGGTGCAGCACGGACATCTCCAGCCGGCCGAGCGACTCCGCCTGTACCTCCGGGTCGTCGTGCAGGAGCCCGAGCAGGTCGTCCGGGGTGCCGTCCGCGGGCCCGTAGGCGTGGGCGAGGGCTGCCCAGTCGGTCGCCGGCAACAGGGCGGCGGGTTCGGGCAGGGCGATGGCGGCGTCTTCGTTCGCGGACATGGCGGCAGTCTGCCGCAGAGGTCCGACAACGGCCGCGCACATCAGGCGAATCCGGCCCTTTCGCCCGTGTTTCCGCGTTAACTGTGGGGCGGCAGTGAGCGATGTGGGGAGGGGGGAGTACATTGCGGCTGCCATTGGCATCGGAATTCACCACAGCCTGGAGAACTTGTGACCGCATCCCCCCGCCGTGCCTGGTACCGCCCCGGCACCCTGATAGCAGCCGCCGCGACCGGTGTCATCGGTCTCGGCCTGTGCGCCACCCCGGCGTCCGCCCACACGCCCGACTGGAAGGCGGACTGCCACAAGGTGGAGGTCCACCTGAAGGCGTACAACGGCGGCGTCAAGAACACCGTGAAGATCACCGCGGACGGCAAGGACCTGCTGCCGACCACGGAGTTCGGTTCGTCGTTCGACCAGACCCTCGACGTGCCGCCGCACACCGCCGACGTGCACCTGCACCTCAGCGTGGTGGCCGGCGACGGCGAGCGGTTCTCGAAGGAGGACGACCTCACCGTTCCGGCGTGCCAGGACCAGAGCACGCCCACGCCCACCCCGACGGAGACGAAGACCACCGAGTCTCCCAAGCCCAGCGAGACGCCCAGCGAGTCGGCCGGCACGGCCCCCTCCGCTGCGCCCTCCACCCCGTCCACCGACGAGTCCCCGGCCGGCGACCTCGCCGAGACCGGTGCCTCCAGCTCCACCCCGCTGATCGCGGGCGGTGCGGCCGTCGCGCTGCTCGCCGGCGGCGGTCTGCTCTTCGCGAACCGCAAGCGTCGCGCCGCAGCCCGTCACTGACCTCCGGTCGCTGACGGCGGCGCGGTGACGCGCCGTGCATGACACAAGGGTGCCGGACCGTGCTCCGTACGGTCCGGCACCCGTCTTTTTGCGCCCCGTGGCGGGCGCCCCACGTCAGGCCACGGGCCCCGGCGCGGCGGAGGCCTCGAACTCCCCCTTGCGCAGCCGGTACACCTGCAGCCGCAGGTCGTAGTACTTCTCGGTCTCCCCGACCCATTCCATGCCGACGCTGCGGGCCGTGGCGGCGCCGCGGTCGTTCCGCGGGCGGACCACGGCGAAGAGTTCGTCGACGCCCGACGCGAAGGCGTACCCCGCCAGGGCGCGCCCGGCCTCGGAGGCCAGGCCCCTGCCCCAGTAGGGGTGGGCGAGCTGCCAGCCGATCTCCAGGTCGACGCCGTAGGGCGGGAGCGGCAGGACGGCGGCTCCGCCGACGAGTTCGCCGCTCTCGCGCAGTTCGATCGCCCAGCGCCCGGCCGGCCGTTCGAGGGCGGCACCGCCCTCCTCCCAGGAGCGCAGCAGTTCCCGCATGGACGCGACGTCGGGCTGCCGGGTCATCGCCGGGGCCAGCCAGCGCGTCACGTCGTCCGCCCCGTAGACGGCCAGCGCCGCTTCGGCGTCGTCGCCGCGCCATGGCCTCAGGACGAGCCGGGGGGTGACGATCCGGGTTTCCTCGTTGCCCTTCGCGCGCTGCGCCGTGGCCGTACCAGTCATCTGCGTCTTCCGTCCCTGTCGCGAGCTCCGCCGGCCGTACGTCCGGCGGGCGCCCGAAGTCCCCTGTGCCCTTGCACAACACCAGGGGGCCGCCGTCACTTCCCGCCCCTTTCTTACCTAACCCTCATCACTCGCTTGACAGGTTACCTCGATCCTGTTTGCATGTAACCATCGAAGTGAATCGAAGGGGTTAGACATGGTCACCGTGCACCACCGCTACACCGAGGTCCAGGGGCACCGGCTCTTCTACCGCGAGGCGGGCCCGGCCGACGCCCCCGTCATCGTGCTCCTCCACGGCTTCCCGACCAGCTCGTTCATGTTCCGCGAGCTGATCCCGCGGCTCGCCGGCCGCTACCGCGTCATCGCGCCCGACCACCTCGGCTTCGGATTCTCCGACGCCCCCGCCGCCGACGCGTTCGCGTACTCCTTCGACGCCCTCGCCGAACTCACCAAGGGCCTGCTCGACCGGCTGGGCGTCACGCGCTACGCGCTCTACGTCCAGGACTACGGAGCGCCGATCGGCTGGCGCCTCGCCCTGGGCGACGCCGGCGCCGTCACCGCGATCGTCACCCAGAACGGCAACGGCTACGAGGCGGGGTTCATCGAGGAGTTCTGGAAGGACGTCCACGCCTACCAGCGCGAGCAGACCCCCGAGACCGAGGCGGGCGTCCGCGTGGCGTTGAGCCTCGAGGGCATCAAGTGGCAGTACGTCACAGGAGTGGCGGACGAGACCACCGTCAGTCCCGATGCCTGGCACCACGACTTCCAGCTGGTCTCCCGGCCCGGGAACGACCTCGTGCAGCTCACGCTCTTCCGCGACTACGCGTCGAACCTCCCGCTCTACCCGCGCCTGCACGAGTACCTGCGCACCCACCCCGTGCCCGTGCTCGCGGTCTGGGGCGAGAACGACCCCATCTTCGGGCCCGACGGCGCCCGGGCCTTCGCCAAGGACGCGCAGCGGGCGGAGGTGCATCTCCTCGACGGCGGCCACTTCCTCCTGGAGACCCACGTCGAGCCCGTCGCGGAGCTGATCCTGGGCTTCCTCGACAAGGCCGGGCTGCCGCAGCCGCGCTGAGTTCCCGCATCCCCCACCGCCGTACGACGATTGCGAGGGCCATGACCCGCCACACCGGCTTCCACGAGGGCGAACTCTCCGTCCAGCGACGTGCCGGCGTCGCGCACGA includes:
- a CDS encoding VOC family protein codes for the protein MSGTHLSVKDVVVDCADPERLAAFWGELLGRAVVARIGPYVWLARGEGPGLGFQRTEEPKSGKNRVHFDVASPDPGAERARIESLGGRVLEEYAEGGFLVMADPEGNEFCVVPEGPFELDDEGRASYLHDGG
- a CDS encoding alpha/beta fold hydrolase — encoded protein: MVTVHHRYTEVQGHRLFYREAGPADAPVIVLLHGFPTSSFMFRELIPRLAGRYRVIAPDHLGFGFSDAPAADAFAYSFDALAELTKGLLDRLGVTRYALYVQDYGAPIGWRLALGDAGAVTAIVTQNGNGYEAGFIEEFWKDVHAYQREQTPETEAGVRVALSLEGIKWQYVTGVADETTVSPDAWHHDFQLVSRPGNDLVQLTLFRDYASNLPLYPRLHEYLRTHPVPVLAVWGENDPIFGPDGARAFAKDAQRAEVHLLDGGHFLLETHVEPVAELILGFLDKAGLPQPR
- a CDS encoding LPXTG cell wall anchor domain-containing protein, with amino-acid sequence MTASPRRAWYRPGTLIAAAATGVIGLGLCATPASAHTPDWKADCHKVEVHLKAYNGGVKNTVKITADGKDLLPTTEFGSSFDQTLDVPPHTADVHLHLSVVAGDGERFSKEDDLTVPACQDQSTPTPTPTETKTTESPKPSETPSESAGTAPSAAPSTPSTDESPAGDLAETGASSSTPLIAGGAAVALLAGGGLLFANRKRRAAARH
- a CDS encoding GNAT family N-acetyltransferase, with amino-acid sequence MTGTATAQRAKGNEETRIVTPRLVLRPWRGDDAEAALAVYGADDVTRWLAPAMTRQPDVASMRELLRSWEEGGAALERPAGRWAIELRESGELVGGAAVLPLPPYGVDLEIGWQLAHPYWGRGLASEAGRALAGYAFASGVDELFAVVRPRNDRGAATARSVGMEWVGETEKYYDLRLQVYRLRKGEFEASAAPGPVA
- a CDS encoding iron ABC transporter permease, whose translation is MARPTRRRIAWLVGCAVMLLIAVLLSLAVGSRQIAPGEVLQALLHGGTSDDAQVVRALRVPRTVIGVLAGAALAVAGTVMQGVTRNPIAEPGILGVSQGASVGVVCAIAFLGVHTLTGYVWFAFVGAAVAAVAVYAVAAGGYRGASPVKLALAGAAMNAFLASVVSGIVTTDAHALDEFRFWQVGSISGRGSDVIGQIWPFVAAGLLLVATMARGLDALALGDDAAKGLGHNVALLRVLGAVGATVLTGAAVAAVGPIAFTGLAVPHIARALVGAAHRWVLPVAALLGPVMILASDVLGRIVFPPSEVPVAVMTALLGVPFLIALVRRRTVVAA
- a CDS encoding HEAT repeat domain-containing protein, with the translated sequence MSANEDAAIALPEPAALLPATDWAALAHAYGPADGTPDDLLGLLHDDPEVQAESLGRLEMSVLHQGSLYSATAPAALFVAGILGDPRTLAVHESYFSWDDRVRPLRAALLEWLGELADSAAYEEDEEDEEDGDEDWAEEIAAIEACRAVRPQLFGAVLPWLDDADATVREASLGVVTQLLRAPELADHVPAAAARLERIARADGDRRERAGALLSLGAWGHDTGGFLTDPDPAVRACAALGTSDSAAVPALLDALADPAAADAWFDEPLPQFDGWFRFTLLRGLLDRARHFDEVLPAALALVPKYHQHTVDSEWGPLLACAFPTPYAPDRPLTEAQRAFLEALVGQDACWGTIANRVSWLRAAGLPTEREPLRDLLVAAPPGCG
- a CDS encoding iron-siderophore ABC transporter substrate-binding protein, with product MSLRRRGTAAVAVAIAAALSLAACGGSSSNGKEGSAAASATAGSKDSKSVAQGGEDFGDAAEKTAAMGTTAKPGEWPRTIAHAMGSTVLKAQPKRVVVLDVGELDNVVSLGVKPVGLAPTEGSPELPSYLKGAAGKPANIGTINSLNLEAIAALKPDLILGSQLRAADSYDELSQIAPTVFSIRPGFTWKENYLLNAAALDKTAQAKANLDAYAKKAEALGTKLGADKPSVSMVRYMPEGKIRLYANDSFIGTILKNVGIPRPKNQDIEDLAAEISAENIDQADADYIFTGVYGDPKATEKSKAQGNPLWKNLKAVKDGHAFDVPDETWYLGLGVTAANAVLDDLEQHLTA
- a CDS encoding iron ABC transporter permease codes for the protein MSRATAPTTSPAPLSVRPAGHALFRPGRGSFLVHRRAVLVAVVLAVLLLAAVVLYLCVGESFVSPVEVVDVLLGRPSPDQLVVGTLRLPRLVVGLLAGVAFGVAGALVQAVARNPLASPDVIGVTHGAGAATVAAMSFGLASHTALPYVSIAGGLAAALLVYVFAWRRGLHASRFVLVGIGVSVALGSLTQLFLTKGDFLVAQQAKVWLTGSLNSRGYDQAAPLATVLLLAIPAALWAARAQRAASFDDDTAMALGIRLDRVRLGLTALGIVLASVATGATGPVDFVALLAPQIARRLTRTAQIPLLSSALTGALVVVVADLLARRLFSPVELPVGVLTAAVGAPYLMWLIARTRSRSGGTTS
- a CDS encoding ABC transporter ATP-binding protein encodes the protein MSRTSRLTARELTLAYEDRTVVDGLDLEIPDGRVTVIVGPNACGKSTLLRALGRLLKPRSGTVLLDGTELARIPGRQIARAIGVLPQSPTPPDGITVADLVARGRQPHQKWWQQWSEADERAVAEALEHTGTADLADRPVDELSGGQRQRVWIAMALAQETDLLLLDEPTTYLDIAHQVEVLDLVRRLNHGRGRTVVAVLHDLNQAARYADHLIAMKAGRIVAQGPPRDIVTADLVHEVFGLTSVIVPDPVTGSPLVVPGVPWQPAAAD
- a CDS encoding MarR family transcriptional regulator translates to MDAKALEAGDPTEVGAALRLSVGRIARRLRQAHAVGDVTLSEVSVIARLDRDGPDSPGSLAELERVRPQAMATTLSGLEERGLVSRRPDAKDKRRVVMTVTEAGLKVLADRRSESVQRLAAVLGGQFTAQERRQLVDALPLLDRLAEQL